The window TGGCATAAGATTCCCAAATATTCATCTGTTACTGGTGTTGAGCCACACGGTTGTTTTGGATGCAGGTTGGTGTTTCTTGGGTGGATTCTGGTTGCAGCAACGCTTTTGCTCTGTGGCACCTTCCTTCTGCTACACAAGTAAGGCTACGATCTTTTTAGTCACTCCACAAATTATTTGCTCCATGTCTagaaaaaactattttttatttgcttCACGTCTCAAAAAATGATACatatgttccaaaatataaggatgcAGGTAGAATTGAACAAGAGAAAGTTACCACTGGACATggatattaagaaaaaaataagtgaTATTAAAttggagaaaaataataattggtTAAGAAGAGAAAGTGGGTAGTCAATTTGAATGAGGGAAGATTATGATtgattaagaatgaaatgtaggtgtagaagttgttatattgtGGGATAAATTTTTTGAGGGCTGCTACAAAACAGGGTCCTGTTGCAACGGAATAGACATATTAACTATTCTCTTGCACGAGTATCACAGGTATTAGGTTCTAGGTATCATAGGTACCGGGTAACAAGTATCACAGGTATCGGGTACCATACAGCTAGTACCACTACAAGTATCAGGTATCAGGTATTGTCTCATAGAAGGGTATCCCGTCGAGATTTTCTGTAAATTTTTTTAGACAAAATATTCCTAGACAAATTTTAAATGATATACAAGTCATATTTTGTGATGGGGTATATGTTTTGTTTAAAAACTTTCTTCTACATTTTCACCGTTGCTTGCTGCCATGGCGACCTCACGTACCTGCTGTCTCGACACTGAGCAAAAGAATTCCTTGACGTTTCAGCGTGGTGGGTGACACCTGCGCCGCCATGGGCGAGTGGGTGCAGCGCCCGCAGGCGCGCACGGCGCTCGACGACATCCTCCCCTGCgtcgacacggcggcggccgcggacgCGCTGGCGCGGAGCAAGGACGTGACGCACCACCTCGTCACCGTCCTCAACGGCGTCATCGCCAACGtctccaacgccgccgccgccggcctcccgccgccgctctacTACAACCAGTCCGGCCCGCCGGTGCCGCTGCTGTGCAGCCCCGGCGAACGCTGCGACCCCGGCGaggtcgacctcgccgccgcgccgcgcgcgtggCGCGAACGCGTGTGCCGCACCacccgcgccgcggcggcggcgccggaggtgtgCGCCACCGTCGGGCGCCTCACGCCGGCGATGTACGCgcagatggtggcggcggcgagcgcgtgcGACGCGCTGTCGCGGTACGGGCCGGTGCTCGCCGACATGGCGGACTGCGCGTTCGTCCGGCGCGCGTTCCGGGTGGTCGGCGACGAGCACTGCCCGGGGCTCGGCAGGCACAGCGCGGAGGTGTACCGGGGcttgctcgccgtcgccgtcgccgcgctggCGTCGGTGGTGCTGTGGGTGGCGCACtcgagggagaggcggcggcggcgcgacgccgtGGAGCtcagggcggcggcgtcgccgtacACGGTGCATCACTCTCATTTGGAGGAAGGAGCGCTCTTGAAGAGCCCCAGAATGATGTACAGATAGAAACTTACTTTTGCTCTCTTTTTTAGAACACAAAACACTTTTGCTTTTCTGCTAACTGGAATATTTGAAATgtctcgccgctcgccggccaAAGTATATTAAGAGTTTAGAAAGAATGTCTTACCTCCCTTTAAAATATacgacaccgttgacttttcacATAACTTGTTCATTTGtttcattcaaaatttaatataaatatgtaaaagtataggttaagattatattttgtttgatcataaaataagtcacaacaaaataaatgaaatatatgtttttaaaataagatgaaagATCAAACGATATATGAAATATTAACAAGTCATGCATTTTAAAATGAAGGAAATATAAAAGCGGACGCTGCGATGCTCTTCCGCAATACGTCAATGCACTGCTGTTACAACCACATTTTTACAAGgctacttaggctgtgttcgctagAACAAGTTTCTATCTTAAAGAGTGatcacggaaaacggagcggtccattagcgtgtgattaattaagtatttgcttcttttaaaaaaggattaattttattttttaagaaactttcatttagaaactttttgcaaaaaacacactgtttagcagtttgaaaagcgtgcgcgcgaaaaatgagagagatgggTTGAGAAAAGGGGCATTGCAGCCAGTTCCCAAAAGGAACGGTACGCACGGAAAACGAAACggtctattagcgcgtgattaattaagtattagctaatttgtttttcaaaaatagatcaatatgattttttaaacaactttcgtataaaaactttttataaaaaaagcacatcgtttagccgtttgaaaagcgtgcgcacgaaaaacgaaAGGGGAGAGTTGGGAAAACAGGatgccgaacacaccctaagaccaagtttaatagtatagctaactagcAGCTTCAATTcgtctatagtcaatctaatagctcattcatataatagttacctataaacatatactataccattaatatatggtcctacCTCTCATACATACAACGTATTGGAGTccgtgctctctctctcttctcttctcttttccacATGTGCTTACAGCTAACTTgtagcatgctattgtacccACTCTAAAACTTTAGAGAACTAGTTAACTGCACTCCGACCACCACTATCgggctaagagcaagtttaatagtatagccaactactagctccaattcatctatagccaatctaatagctcattcatacaatagttatatactacactattaatacctggtcccacctatcatacgcACTGTGTTTtgtagtccgtgctacagctgtctacaaatttatagcccgctgcttttctctcttcttatttatcttcttaaaatatgtttgtagcccgctgttcttctctctccttatttatcttcttaaaatatgtttgcagctggtttatagcatgctattgtacctgctcttcaATGCATGCCGTCCTCCATGTTGGTTTTCCATTCGTCTCCTATGACCACCCAAAGTTGTTATATCGTGGAGGCTTTTTCATCAAACACCCTTTTGTGTTTCTTCCAGACAAACCAAGTCACTGGGATCACCCCGACGTCGAATGTCTTGTGATCCATTTTGGCGACTGATCGACTACCAGGATCACGGAGAATGTGTTTCGCCTCTTTTTAAGCTGTGTGGGTGTGGTGTGTCTCTTCTAtatgtaatttaaaaaaaacacaagaaaacATACCGGAGTGCAAGGAACACAAAGACAAATCATACAATCTTCAAGATAGCAAACGGTGCTTTACACCGCGATTATATTTGTCCTCACTGGAATCGACATCTTATCCTTTCATCCAGATAAACGTAAAGTACGCCCCTTTTTGTAGGATCTCTCTCCAATTCAGTTAGCCTTTTTCTGCCTCCAAACGAGGAGGCAGTTGTGCTCAACACCAACAAACATTTTGCGTCCCAAAGCGAACACATTCTCAACCTTTTATATGGACACACGAACTGATCACATTAATTCACATTCACTTCGATTAGTAGCAAAATTAATCACTCGCCTCGCTTGCCACTGCGGTTGGCTGGAAGTGTCACCCTGCACCcacccatggccgccgccgtgaactcctcgtcgtcgtcgtcgtcttcttcttctccggccaAGAACGCCGGCGCGCCCGCGGCGGTGGCCAAGTACTGCCTGTGCGCGCCGACGACGCACCCGGGCTCGTTCCGGTGCAGGCTGCAccggtcaccggcggcgacggcgaaggcgaaggcggcgatcgtgccgccgccggcgacggaggaggaggaggaggaggagggcgaagaaatggcggcggcgcgcgcgttcCTGGCGCGGGCGTCGCGGAAGTCGAGGCAGGATGGTGGTAGGAATAGGATCAAGTGCTTTCATCCTAGGACTTCTAGATTAGGAATCATCGAGGAGTGAAGagtgctctcttttttttttttgtttctttgattgtttTTGTTGTTGATATGATTGAGTTTGGGTCATCCTTGTGTTGTTGCACATGGACCAttgttcagagtttcagacgaATATGGCCGTGAGCGTGACCAGGTGACTAATAAAGTTTGTTCTTCGAGTGAAAGATATATTTGAGTCTGTGAATTCTTTTCAAGGTGGTTAAATGGACATTTGAAGAGTATAAAAATAACAACTCTATTAAACATGCTTTAATAGCGAGAGTAATttagtattccctccgtcccattataagtgtagccataagtttccgtgctcaacatttgaccattcgtcttatctAAAAAGTTAAGTCACGCATAACAATTTCCTTCTTTATATAAGGAATTTTTTTAAGGTTAAGAATTTgcaatataaataattttagagtaaatatttttttaattcaccCGGCCACTATTTATCATTGTTAGTCATCTTCTCTGCTACCTCCACTCCATTCCTAAACAAGCATGTAGGAGTATCTAAATAGGTAGTTCTAGAGGTTCGCTATAACtctttaagggcccctttgaatcgcaggattgagaaaacgtaggaataggaaaaatataggattttgataggaatataagtgtaaaacagatgattgcaaaacgcaggaaaaacacaggaatgatcgtttgattgaactactggaaaaacacaggaattgaaTGAGAgatatagactcaaaggaaatttagcaagaggttgaagctcttgctaaatttcctccaaaatctctataggattgtccattccataggaatgattagataggattcaatcctttgtttcaaagggcttcatagggaaaaaatttcctataggattgaaatcctctaaaattcctatgttttcctccaaatcaaaggagCCCTAATAGTACATCTTTTTCTCATTTTTAATCATAGAATCAACAGTGCTTCCTCCTTAAATCATTGAATCAATAATACTCCCCCCttgctttcttttcttctcgattTCTCTCTATATTAATGGTCATATTATTCTTAGTATGTCACTGGCTAACTAAAGCTATACTTATTTAGGGATAATAAGAAAACTATACTTATTTAGGGCATTAAAATAGTTTCTCCTTAACCTTAAACTCTGCTATACAACCTACTCCCTTAACCTTAAACTGTGACCAGAAAATCAGAGCTCCGAATCCTTGTGGGAAAACTTTTTCATTCTATTTTGAACAGGCCTGCTTAGCTGATTGTATATGTTACAGCAAGGCTCGTGAAGTTATTTTAATTACGTAATTGCCCCATTTACAAAGACTTGCCAAGTTgccttttactccctccgtttcaaaatatttgacaccattgactttttagcacatgtttgaccgttcatcttattcaaaaaatattgtgaaatatgttaaactatatgtgtacatgaaagtatatttaacaatgaatcaaatgatatgaaaagaataaataattacttaaaatttttgaataaaacgaatggtcaaacacgtacttaaaaaaatcaacggtgtcaaatattttgaaacggagggagtatattacaaagagagggaggggaaggacACTAACGAAAATAGCCGGTGCTATTTCCTAGTTAACCACACAACTACAATTACATTAACCACATATTTCtttgaataaaattccaaattCAAAGAAGGGATCTACTCACGGGAAATCTTCAATCTACAGAAGCAACAAGAGAAATCATATATCATAGCCGAAATATATTTATGTGGGATAGAATGCAAGAGTGCAAAAACTAGTTTTCTAGCTTGGACGACAGACTTCGGTCAGAATATACCTTGATAAAAGGATGAACAAGCTTCACTGTTTCCTGTAGTAAACGGAAGGTGTGATAGTGTGAAACACACTCTTCAGATAATCAAACATTCAGAATAAGATTCagataaacagaaaaaggacaTGGCAATACCTTGCCACGTAGATAACGAAAGACATGCCACGTACGTTGTAGGCCTCCTCACAGATTACTTCCTGCAAAACCATAACAATATGTATGATCAATGGATAACTAATATTCGCATGTTTAAGACGTTTAAAATTCTGCGAGCAAGGTGAAAAGCTGAGATGGTGAGACAACCGGAGATCCGTACAATATTTATCCACGGTATACCAACTAATATAACTTctaaaaacatataaaatagTAAATCCTTCTTAAATATGTACTGTTTATCAGGCAAATCTCACATTTtattacatgtatataaaaaattGGATACAtaacttcaaatttaaactGCAGATGTAACATATCCCACACGCATGCAAAAGGCAAGCAGGAAATGTCATGTAAAAAGTATGTTGATTCAAACTAACCACATTGGGTTGTGCCTGTGCCTTCGAGGTAAGAGGGGAACCAAGTGCATCTCTAATATattgatcctgcaaccaacacCACCATATATGCATATCATGGAGCAAACCATGAAAGCGCATATAATTAGCTTAAGTAACTAGCTAACCTGCGATTGCAAAATCTTTTCGAGAGAGCTATCACTGCTATCCTGTGAACTGTAGTAAACATCAACT of the Oryza sativa Japonica Group chromosome 2, ASM3414082v1 genome contains:
- the LOC136355070 gene encoding uncharacterized protein; the protein is MAAAVNSSSSSSSSSSPAKNAGAPAAVAKYCLCAPTTHPGSFRCRLHRSPAATAKAKAAIVPPPATEEEEEEEGEEMAAARAFLARASRKSRQDGGRNRIKCFHPRTSRLGIIEE